A window of the Streptomyces sp. Ag109_O5-10 genome harbors these coding sequences:
- a CDS encoding acetate--CoA ligase family protein yields MLGSTHGTLTTDSRRARVIACGEQRPGPAVHGRAAEAGDADVLDVSGRPLYADVPDLDRFFRPESVAVIGASDAEGRPNTGITRQLLDWAGRVGARVHPVHPVRPSVFGIACVASVADLPEQVDLAVLLVADPLPVIEELAEAKVRFAVAFASGFAETGEEGAAAQTRLAAAVRRSGLRLLGPNTNLNAFERFRDDLEGPAIALITQSGHQGRPVFAAQELGIRLSHWAPTGNEADLETADFLSYFAERPEVGAIACYVEGLKDGRAFLLAADRAARRGVPVVAVKVGRTEAGARTAASHTGKLTGADDVVDAALRQYGVIRVDGLDELQDTAALLARARAPRADGVVVYSISGGTGAHVADLAAGLGLRLPVLSAARQAELHQWIPEYLSVANPVDNGGHPVGDWRGRKIIDAILADPEVGVLVCPITGPFPPLSDRLVQDLVDAAEATDKLVCVVWGSPVGTEAAYREVLLGSSRVATFRTVGNCLTAVRAHLDHHRFVSDYRSPFDEAPRTPSPSYRKALALMRPGQQLSEHAAKQLLRAYGIRVPREQLVTSAAAAVRAAGLVGYPVVMKASGGQIAHKTDLGLVKIGLTSASQVRDAYRDLTDIARYEGVALDGVLVCQMVERGVEMVVGVTHDDLFGPTVTVGLGGVLVEVLHDAAVRVPPFGEDQARDMLAELRGRALLDGVRGRPPADLDALVEVILRVQRMALELGDQLAELDINPLMVLEQGQGAVALDALAVCR; encoded by the coding sequence ATGCTTGGATCAACCCACGGCACCCTCACCACCGACTCCCGCCGGGCCCGGGTCATCGCCTGCGGTGAGCAGCGTCCCGGGCCCGCCGTCCACGGCCGCGCGGCCGAGGCGGGCGACGCGGACGTGCTGGACGTCAGCGGACGGCCGCTGTACGCGGACGTACCGGATCTGGACAGGTTCTTCCGCCCCGAGTCCGTGGCCGTGATCGGCGCCTCGGACGCCGAGGGGCGGCCCAACACCGGCATCACCCGGCAACTGCTCGACTGGGCGGGGCGGGTGGGGGCGCGGGTGCACCCGGTGCATCCGGTTCGGCCGTCGGTGTTCGGCATCGCCTGCGTGGCCTCCGTCGCCGACCTGCCCGAGCAGGTCGACCTCGCCGTGCTGCTGGTCGCCGATCCGCTGCCGGTGATCGAGGAACTGGCGGAGGCCAAGGTGAGGTTCGCGGTGGCCTTCGCCTCCGGGTTCGCGGAGACCGGCGAGGAGGGGGCCGCGGCCCAGACCCGCCTTGCGGCGGCCGTACGGCGCTCCGGGCTCCGGCTGCTCGGCCCGAACACCAACCTGAACGCCTTCGAGCGGTTCCGCGACGATTTGGAAGGACCTGCGATCGCGCTGATCACCCAGTCGGGGCATCAGGGCCGCCCCGTCTTCGCCGCCCAGGAACTCGGCATCCGGCTCTCGCACTGGGCGCCGACCGGCAACGAGGCCGACCTGGAGACCGCCGACTTCCTCTCCTACTTCGCCGAGCGCCCCGAGGTCGGCGCCATCGCCTGCTACGTCGAGGGTCTCAAGGACGGCCGCGCCTTCCTGCTCGCCGCCGACCGCGCGGCCCGCCGCGGAGTGCCCGTGGTCGCCGTGAAGGTGGGCCGCACCGAGGCCGGCGCCCGTACCGCCGCCTCCCACACCGGCAAGCTGACCGGCGCGGACGACGTGGTGGACGCGGCGCTGCGCCAGTACGGGGTGATCCGCGTCGACGGCCTCGACGAACTCCAGGACACCGCCGCCCTGCTGGCCCGGGCGCGGGCACCGCGCGCCGACGGGGTGGTCGTCTACTCGATCTCGGGCGGCACCGGCGCGCACGTCGCCGACCTGGCCGCCGGCCTGGGGCTGAGGCTGCCGGTGCTGTCGGCGGCCCGGCAGGCCGAGCTGCACCAGTGGATACCCGAGTACCTGAGCGTGGCCAACCCGGTCGACAACGGCGGGCACCCGGTGGGCGACTGGCGCGGCCGGAAGATCATCGACGCGATCCTCGCCGACCCGGAGGTCGGGGTGCTGGTCTGCCCGATCACCGGCCCCTTCCCGCCGCTCAGCGACAGGCTCGTCCAGGACCTGGTGGACGCGGCCGAGGCGACCGACAAGCTGGTGTGCGTGGTGTGGGGTTCGCCGGTCGGCACCGAGGCCGCCTACCGCGAGGTCCTGCTCGGCTCCTCCCGGGTGGCCACCTTCCGCACGGTCGGCAACTGCCTCACCGCCGTCCGCGCCCACCTCGACCACCACCGCTTCGTGAGCGACTACCGCTCCCCCTTCGACGAGGCCCCGCGCACCCCGTCCCCCTCCTACCGCAAGGCGCTCGCGCTGATGCGGCCCGGACAGCAGCTGAGCGAGCACGCGGCGAAGCAGCTGCTGCGCGCGTACGGCATCCGGGTGCCGCGCGAGCAGCTGGTGACCAGCGCGGCGGCGGCCGTCCGCGCGGCCGGGCTGGTCGGCTACCCGGTGGTGATGAAGGCGTCCGGCGGCCAGATCGCCCACAAGACCGACCTGGGCCTGGTGAAGATCGGCCTGACCTCGGCCAGCCAGGTCCGGGACGCCTACCGCGACCTGACCGACATCGCGCGCTACGAGGGGGTCGCCCTGGACGGCGTGCTGGTCTGCCAGATGGTGGAGCGGGGCGTGGAGATGGTCGTCGGGGTCACCCACGACGACCTGTTCGGGCCGACCGTGACCGTGGGGCTCGGCGGGGTCCTGGTGGAGGTCCTGCACGACGCGGCGGTGCGCGTACCGCCGTTCGGTGAGGACCAGGCCCGGGACATGCTCGCGGAGCTGCGCGGGCGGGCCCTGCTGGACGGGGTGCGGGGCCGCCCGCCGGCCGACCTGGACGCCCTCGTGGAAGTGATCCTTCGCGTCCAGCGGATGGCCCTGGAGCTCGGCGACCAGCTCGCCGAGCTCGACATCAACCCGCTGATGGTGCTGGAGCAGGGGCAGGGCGCGGTGGCGCTGGACGCGCTGGCGGTGTGCCGCTGA
- a CDS encoding FAD-dependent oxidoreductase: protein MARERQLSSRPSPEPSPQLSRRSLLGGAAAGAAGLTAVSAGTATAATAVISRTVDVAIVGAGIAGLTAARDLVAGGRSVAVLEARDRVGGRVVNLKLANGGFTEGGGEFIGPTQNRVKALADSLGVATFPTYNTGNNLLYKDGKRTPYDTSGLLGSVPPVDAAGLANAAIVQSKLDGMAAQVPVDAPWTAAKAAEWDKQTFESWLNANAVIPSAKFLLDLACTSIFSAQPRELSLLYVLSYIAAAGDESNAGTLERLTDTAGGAQESRFVGGSQQVPIKLAASLGDRVVLSAPVRSVARSTGAYVVTADGITVRATRVVVALPPPLAARITYDPLLPAARDQLTQRMPMGSIGKAIAVYDTPFWRADGLNGQAVSDSGVVRSTFDNSPPDGSYGALMGFIEADEMRAYDAAAEADVRAAVLADYANYFGNRATSPTSFVLQRWDNEGFSRGGPVAYAPPGVLTEYGAALREPVGGIHWAGTETSTFWTGFMDGAVRSGERVAKEVLAALG, encoded by the coding sequence GTGGCACGTGAAAGACAGCTCTCATCCCGGCCTTCCCCCGAGCCCTCTCCCCAGCTCTCCCGCCGCTCCCTCCTCGGCGGGGCCGCCGCCGGCGCCGCCGGCCTCACCGCCGTCTCCGCGGGCACCGCCACGGCTGCCACGGCCGTCATCTCCCGGACCGTGGACGTCGCGATCGTCGGCGCCGGCATCGCCGGGCTCACCGCGGCCCGTGACCTGGTGGCCGGCGGCAGGTCGGTGGCCGTGCTGGAGGCGCGGGACCGGGTCGGCGGCCGGGTGGTGAACCTGAAGCTGGCCAACGGCGGTTTCACCGAGGGCGGCGGCGAGTTCATCGGCCCCACCCAGAACCGCGTCAAGGCCCTCGCCGACTCCCTGGGCGTGGCCACCTTCCCCACCTACAACACGGGGAACAACCTCCTCTACAAGGACGGCAAGCGCACCCCGTACGACACCAGCGGCCTGCTCGGCTCGGTCCCGCCGGTGGACGCGGCGGGGCTCGCCAACGCGGCGATCGTGCAGTCGAAGCTGGACGGCATGGCCGCCCAGGTGCCGGTGGACGCGCCGTGGACGGCGGCCAAGGCCGCCGAATGGGACAAGCAGACCTTCGAGAGCTGGCTCAACGCCAACGCGGTCATCCCCTCCGCCAAGTTCCTGCTGGACCTGGCCTGCACGTCGATCTTCTCGGCCCAGCCCCGCGAACTCTCCCTGCTCTACGTCCTCTCCTACATCGCCGCCGCCGGCGACGAGTCGAACGCCGGCACCCTGGAACGCCTGACCGACACCGCGGGCGGCGCCCAGGAGTCCCGTTTCGTGGGCGGCTCCCAGCAGGTCCCGATCAAGCTGGCCGCAAGCCTCGGCGACCGGGTGGTGCTGAGCGCGCCGGTGCGCTCGGTCGCCAGGTCCACCGGCGCGTACGTCGTCACGGCCGACGGCATCACCGTCAGGGCCACCCGGGTGGTGGTCGCCCTGCCGCCGCCGCTGGCCGCCCGCATCACGTACGACCCCCTCCTGCCCGCCGCCCGCGACCAGCTCACCCAGCGGATGCCGATGGGCTCGATCGGCAAGGCCATCGCCGTCTACGACACCCCGTTCTGGCGGGCCGACGGTCTCAACGGGCAGGCGGTCAGCGACTCGGGAGTGGTCCGCTCGACGTTCGACAACTCCCCGCCGGACGGCTCCTACGGCGCGCTGATGGGGTTCATCGAGGCCGACGAGATGCGGGCGTACGACGCGGCGGCCGAAGCCGACGTCAGGGCGGCCGTACTGGCCGACTACGCCAACTACTTCGGGAACAGGGCCACATCCCCCACCTCCTTCGTGCTGCAGCGCTGGGACAACGAGGGCTTCTCGCGGGGCGGCCCGGTGGCCTACGCGCCGCCCGGGGTGCTGACCGAGTACGGGGCCGCGCTGCGCGAGCCGGTGGGCGGGATCCACTGGGCCGGGACGGAGACGTCGACGTTCTGGACCGGTTTCATGGACGGTGCGGTGCGGTCGGGCGAGCGGGTGGCGAAGGAGGTACTGGCCGCCCTCGGCTGA
- a CDS encoding NAD(P)/FAD-dependent oxidoreductase, producing the protein MAAFPPTVSPVYVIGAGPGGLAAAYALRVRGIRAVILEKSDGVGASWRRHYDRLHLHTTRRLSALPGLPIPRRFGRWVSRDDVVRYLEKYAEHHELEIVTGVEVSRVERSPDGDGWLLHASGGRELTGSAVVIATGFNHTPHLPDWPGRDGFGGEFLHAGAYRNAEPFAGRDVLVVGSGNTGAEIAVDLTEGGASRVRLAVRTVPHIVRRSTAGWAAQYNSVLVRRLPTAFVDRLARTMAKVSVPDLAAHGLPRPDSGLYSRVKQGAIPILDVGLIDAVRRGKVEIVAAVDGFEDGRVVLADGTRVSPDAVIAATGYVRALEGLVGHLDVLDDRGRPVAHGPRALKNAPGLYFTGYTNPISGNIREMAIDAEKIAKAVARRAARTAAQRQRRQARPERQPTA; encoded by the coding sequence ATGGCCGCATTTCCCCCCACCGTTTCGCCCGTCTACGTCATCGGCGCAGGCCCCGGAGGGCTCGCCGCCGCGTACGCGCTGCGGGTCCGGGGCATCCGTGCCGTGATCCTGGAGAAGTCGGACGGCGTCGGCGCGTCCTGGCGCCGCCACTACGACCGTCTCCACCTGCACACCACCCGGCGCCTGTCCGCGCTCCCCGGGCTGCCGATACCGCGCCGCTTCGGCCGCTGGGTCTCCCGGGACGACGTGGTGCGCTACCTGGAGAAGTACGCCGAGCACCACGAGCTGGAGATCGTCACCGGCGTAGAGGTCTCCCGCGTGGAGCGCTCGCCCGACGGCGACGGCTGGCTGCTGCACGCCTCCGGCGGACGGGAGCTGACCGGCTCCGCGGTGGTGATCGCCACCGGCTTCAACCACACCCCGCACCTCCCCGACTGGCCCGGCCGGGACGGCTTCGGGGGCGAGTTCCTGCACGCCGGCGCCTACCGCAACGCCGAGCCCTTCGCCGGCCGGGACGTCCTCGTCGTCGGCAGCGGCAACACCGGCGCCGAGATCGCCGTCGACCTGACCGAGGGCGGCGCCTCCCGGGTGCGGCTGGCCGTCCGCACGGTCCCGCACATCGTGCGCCGCTCCACCGCCGGCTGGGCGGCCCAGTACAACTCCGTCCTGGTACGACGGCTCCCGACCGCCTTCGTCGACCGGCTGGCCCGCACCATGGCCAAGGTCAGCGTGCCCGACCTGGCCGCGCATGGCCTGCCCCGCCCCGACAGCGGGCTCTACAGCCGGGTGAAGCAGGGCGCCATCCCGATCCTGGACGTCGGGCTCATCGATGCGGTGCGCCGGGGGAAGGTCGAGATCGTGGCCGCCGTCGACGGTTTCGAGGACGGCCGGGTCGTGCTCGCCGACGGCACCCGCGTCTCCCCCGACGCGGTGATCGCCGCGACCGGATACGTCCGCGCCCTGGAGGGCCTGGTCGGCCACCTCGACGTGCTCGACGACCGCGGCCGCCCGGTCGCCCACGGCCCCCGCGCCCTGAAGAACGCGCCCGGCCTCTACTTCACCGGCTACACCAATCCCATCAGCGGCAACATCCGCGAGATGGCCATCGACGCGGAGAAGATCGCGAAGGCGGTCGCCAGGAGAGCCGCGAGGACGGCCGCCCAACGGCAGCGGCGTCAGGCCCGGCCCGAACGCCAGCCGACGGCGTAG
- a CDS encoding Zn-ribbon domain-containing OB-fold protein, giving the protein MDATSTDARSSDGGSDAGPEGIRGERPRYDRPEPDAFTRPYWEAAAEGRLLLRRCGSCGRAHHYPREFCPHCWSEDVTWERAVGRATLYTWSVVHRNDLPPFGDRVPYVPAVVDLAEGPRMMTELVDADPETLRAGLDLEVAFREGTPVFRPVPVPVPAARR; this is encoded by the coding sequence ATGGACGCGACGAGTACGGACGCGAGGAGTTCCGACGGCGGCTCCGACGCCGGCCCCGAGGGCATACGCGGCGAGCGCCCGCGATACGACCGCCCCGAACCGGACGCCTTCACCCGGCCCTACTGGGAGGCGGCGGCCGAGGGCCGGCTGCTGCTCCGCCGCTGCGGCTCCTGCGGCCGGGCCCACCACTACCCCCGCGAGTTCTGCCCGCACTGCTGGAGCGAGGACGTCACCTGGGAACGGGCGGTTGGCCGCGCGACCCTGTACACCTGGTCCGTCGTCCACCGCAACGACCTCCCGCCCTTCGGTGACCGCGTCCCGTACGTGCCCGCCGTGGTCGACCTCGCCGAGGGCCCGCGCATGATGACGGAACTGGTGGACGCCGACCCGGAGACCCTGCGGGCCGGGCTGGACCTGGAGGTCGCCTTCCGGGAGGGAACGCCGGTGTTCCGCCCGGTGCCGGTGCCGGTGCCGGCGGCGCGGCGCTGA